The following are encoded together in the Capsulimonas corticalis genome:
- the dnaK gene encoding molecular chaperone DnaK, producing MGRTVGIDLGTTNSCVAILEGGEPTVIANAEGARTTPSIVGFTKTGERLVGSAAKRQAVVNPDRTIISIKRKMGTNDRVTVDGKDYSPEAISAMILQKLKADAEKYLGETVDKAVITVPAYFNDAQRNATKDAGKIAGLEVLRIINEPTAASLAYGLDKKKNETILVYDLGGGTFDVSVLDVGDGVFEVRSTAGDTHLGGDDFDSRIVDFVADEFKKEQGIDLRKDKQAMQRLREAAEKAKIELSNVVQTNINLPFITADAEGPKHLDVNLTRAKFDDLTRDLVDRTSQSFNQALKDAGIEAKDVDEIILVGGSTRIPAVQDLVKKLGGGKEPNRSVNPDEVVAVGAAIQAGVLGGEVKDVVLLDVTPLSLGIQTLGDVFTKLIDRNTTIPTRKSETFSTAADGQTAVDVVVYQGERALASQNKKLGNFQLTGIPPAPRGVPQVEVTFDIDANGIVNVSARDKATGKEQKIMISGAGALDKSEVERMVQEAELNAAKDAEIREKAEARNHADQAVYQTEKLLKDLGDKAPADEKATAETAIAGVKSALESDNIEQIKSATETLVQASYKLSEILYKQAEGGDASNGHHEGETPEGQPQAKTDDDVIDADFKSE from the coding sequence ATGGGACGAACAGTAGGAATTGACCTGGGAACAACCAACTCATGCGTCGCGATCTTGGAAGGCGGCGAGCCGACCGTTATCGCGAATGCGGAAGGCGCGCGGACCACGCCGTCCATCGTCGGCTTCACCAAGACCGGCGAGCGGCTGGTGGGCAGCGCGGCCAAGCGGCAGGCGGTTGTGAACCCGGATCGCACGATCATTTCCATCAAGCGCAAGATGGGCACCAATGACCGCGTCACCGTCGACGGCAAGGATTACTCCCCTGAGGCGATCTCGGCGATGATCCTCCAGAAGCTGAAGGCGGACGCCGAGAAGTACCTGGGCGAAACGGTCGACAAGGCCGTCATCACCGTTCCCGCATACTTCAACGACGCCCAGCGCAACGCGACCAAGGACGCCGGCAAGATCGCGGGCCTCGAAGTCCTGCGCATCATCAACGAGCCGACCGCCGCGAGCCTGGCGTACGGCCTGGATAAGAAGAAGAACGAAACGATCCTGGTCTATGACCTCGGCGGCGGCACCTTCGACGTGTCGGTCCTCGACGTGGGCGACGGCGTCTTCGAAGTCCGCTCCACGGCGGGCGATACGCACCTGGGCGGCGACGACTTCGACAGCCGGATCGTGGACTTCGTGGCGGACGAGTTCAAGAAGGAGCAGGGCATCGACCTGCGCAAGGACAAGCAGGCTATGCAGCGACTGCGCGAAGCGGCGGAGAAGGCCAAGATCGAGCTCTCCAACGTCGTGCAGACCAACATCAACCTGCCCTTTATCACGGCGGACGCCGAGGGACCGAAGCACCTGGACGTCAACCTGACCCGCGCGAAGTTCGACGACCTGACCCGCGATTTGGTGGACCGCACCTCGCAGTCGTTCAACCAGGCGCTCAAGGACGCCGGCATCGAGGCGAAGGATGTGGATGAGATCATCCTCGTCGGCGGTTCGACCCGCATCCCGGCCGTTCAGGACCTGGTCAAGAAGCTCGGCGGCGGCAAAGAGCCCAACCGCAGCGTCAACCCGGATGAAGTCGTGGCCGTGGGCGCGGCGATCCAGGCGGGCGTCCTGGGCGGCGAAGTCAAGGATGTCGTTCTGCTGGACGTCACCCCGCTGAGCCTGGGCATCCAGACTCTGGGCGACGTGTTCACCAAGCTGATCGACCGCAATACGACGATCCCGACCCGCAAGTCCGAGACCTTCTCGACAGCGGCGGACGGCCAAACCGCCGTGGACGTCGTGGTCTATCAGGGCGAGCGCGCTCTGGCGTCGCAGAACAAGAAGCTGGGCAACTTCCAGCTCACGGGTATCCCGCCGGCTCCGCGCGGCGTCCCGCAGGTGGAAGTGACGTTCGACATCGACGCCAACGGCATCGTGAACGTCTCGGCCCGCGACAAGGCCACCGGCAAGGAGCAGAAGATCATGATCTCCGGCGCCGGCGCCCTGGACAAGTCCGAAGTCGAGCGCATGGTGCAGGAAGCCGAGCTGAACGCGGCCAAGGACGCTGAGATCCGCGAGAAGGCCGAAGCGCGCAACCACGCGGACCAGGCCGTCTATCAGACCGAGAAGCTTCTCAAGGACCTGGGCGACAAAGCCCCGGCCGACGAGAAAGCCACGGCCGAGACCGCCATCGCCGGCGTCAAGTCCGCGCTTGAGAGCGACAACATCGAGCAGATCAAGTCGGCCACCGAAACCCTCGTCCAGGCTTCCTACAAGCTGAGCGAGATCCTGTACAAGCAGGCGGAAGGCGGCGACGCTTCGAACGGCCATCACGAAGGCGAAACGCCCGAAGGACAGCCGCAAGCCAAGACCGACGACGACGTAATCGACGCGGACTTCAAGAGCGAGTAA
- a CDS encoding Hsp20/alpha crystallin family protein, with protein sequence MANIVRFDPFEDLNRLQREVNRLFEDNSRSGRGTETAAARTWAPSVDILEDGNEIVVIADLPGLRQEDIDIELTGETLTIKGERKFEDTQRKDRYVRVERSYGTFQRSFTIVAPVQHDGVKASYKDGILEVHLPKSEETKPKKVQVSAG encoded by the coding sequence ATGGCCAACATCGTTCGTTTCGACCCCTTTGAAGATTTGAATCGTCTTCAGCGCGAAGTCAATCGCTTGTTTGAAGACAATTCGCGCAGCGGCCGAGGAACGGAAACCGCAGCGGCTCGCACCTGGGCGCCGTCGGTCGATATTCTGGAGGATGGGAACGAGATCGTCGTTATCGCCGATCTGCCGGGCCTTCGCCAGGAAGATATCGACATCGAGCTGACCGGAGAGACGCTCACGATCAAGGGCGAGCGCAAGTTTGAGGATACGCAGCGCAAGGACCGTTATGTCCGAGTCGAACGCTCGTATGGAACGTTCCAGCGCTCCTTCACCATCGTCGCGCCAGTCCAGCACGATGGCGTGAAGGCGTCTTACAAAGACGGGATCCTGGAAGTGCATCTGCCGAAGTCCGAGGAAACCAAACCAAAGAAGGTTCAGGTCTCTGCGGGATAA
- a CDS encoding acyl-ACP desaturase: protein MTVIPPLSNGNLREAVLPPDMLTDAPLNCPVTLLSSEERHRLIERAFLGLYRWYVDRSQRLRNWNPDTSFAWRDMRTDHTEDVVQLIEGYFAVEQYAPDYTSEILRVVRRSNGRSNFQLRWGAEEERHGDTWENALLFSRGRTPAQIEHYKWQLRVNNWTLPWDDALHMLVYTVFQERATQVNYLKFAEIARGESDTPAFAGAPDPVLARACSMLAVDEAAHYAFFLEGARLFLYYFPEETLGAIHDVITHFAMPAQDIIPNWPVVAETIYRAGTYGPRIFQRDVIAPVLENLTVAGRKALDSGLKHARAIPDPNGNMRLTALWDTFDAGEAERNVIRLHDKITDFEGSMGRAEIDPFLFQSNPDWQAKTKE, encoded by the coding sequence ATGACGGTCATCCCCCCCTTGAGCAATGGCAATCTCCGCGAGGCGGTTCTTCCGCCCGATATGCTAACCGACGCGCCCCTCAACTGCCCCGTAACGCTGCTGAGCAGCGAGGAGCGTCACCGCCTGATCGAGCGTGCGTTTCTGGGCCTGTACCGCTGGTATGTGGACCGCTCGCAGCGGCTGCGCAACTGGAACCCGGACACCTCGTTCGCATGGCGGGATATGCGCACGGATCACACCGAAGACGTCGTACAGCTGATCGAAGGATACTTCGCCGTCGAGCAATACGCCCCGGATTACACCAGCGAGATCCTGCGCGTCGTCCGCCGCTCCAACGGCCGCTCCAACTTCCAGCTTCGCTGGGGCGCCGAGGAAGAGCGACACGGCGACACCTGGGAAAACGCCCTGCTCTTTTCGCGCGGGCGCACTCCGGCGCAGATCGAGCATTACAAGTGGCAGCTGCGCGTAAACAACTGGACGCTCCCGTGGGATGATGCGCTGCACATGCTGGTCTACACGGTGTTCCAGGAGCGGGCCACGCAGGTCAACTACCTGAAGTTCGCCGAGATCGCCCGGGGCGAGTCCGATACGCCCGCCTTCGCCGGCGCTCCAGACCCCGTCCTGGCCCGCGCCTGCTCGATGCTCGCCGTGGACGAAGCCGCCCACTACGCCTTCTTCCTCGAAGGCGCGCGCCTGTTTCTCTATTACTTCCCGGAAGAGACCCTCGGAGCGATCCACGACGTCATCACGCACTTCGCGATGCCGGCGCAGGACATCATCCCGAACTGGCCGGTGGTCGCCGAGACGATCTACCGCGCCGGCACTTATGGGCCGCGCATCTTCCAGCGCGACGTAATCGCCCCGGTCCTTGAGAACCTGACTGTCGCCGGCCGCAAGGCCCTGGACTCCGGCCTCAAGCACGCCCGCGCGATCCCCGATCCTAATGGCAACATGCGTCTGACAGCCCTCTGGGACACCTTTGACGCCGGCGAAGCCGAGCGCAACGTCATCCGCCTACACGACAAAATCACCGACTTCGAAGGCAGCATGGGCCGCGCCGAAATCGATCCCTTTCTGTTCCAATCGAATCCGGACTGGCAGGCGAAGACGAAAGAGTAG
- a CDS encoding MarR family winged helix-turn-helix transcriptional regulator produces the protein MRKFEPNANERLALGTLVKLARAEESVSSKLRGGILNAGLTESQFGVLEVLYFKGPLCQRAIGEKILKTSGNITMVIDNLEKRQLVRRERSQEDRRHVTIYLTEQGEALIHEIFPGHAAEVRSIMQVLTEDEQRELGRLCRKLGKQEPD, from the coding sequence ATGAGAAAATTTGAACCGAACGCCAACGAACGGCTGGCTCTGGGAACTCTAGTGAAGCTGGCGCGCGCCGAGGAATCGGTGTCGAGTAAATTGCGTGGCGGGATTCTGAACGCCGGCCTCACGGAAAGCCAGTTCGGTGTTTTGGAGGTCCTGTATTTTAAGGGACCGCTGTGCCAGCGCGCCATTGGCGAGAAGATTTTGAAGACCAGCGGCAACATTACCATGGTCATCGATAACCTGGAGAAGCGCCAGCTGGTGCGCCGAGAGCGCAGCCAGGAAGATAGGCGTCATGTGACGATCTATCTCACGGAGCAGGGCGAAGCGCTGATCCATGAGATCTTTCCGGGACACGCCGCCGAGGTCCGCAGCATTATGCAGGTTTTGACGGAAGACGAACAGCGCGAACTTGGACGTCTTTGCCGCAAACTCGGCAAACAAGAACCCGATTAA
- the wrbA gene encoding NAD(P)H:quinone oxidoreductase — translation MSQVKVLIAFYSRTGTTEKLAEAIAEGARSEGAEVILRRAREVAPREVMESVAGWAESADRQNALYEAPTPDDAANADAIILGTPTRFGSPTSEIKAYIDSLGGLWFQGKLVGKAGGVFTSTSTTHGGNETTILSLYPPLAHLGLIIVPLGYSDPALFAAGTPYGASSVSGQNADPPTEQDLAVARHQGKRTAQVAKALKAAGETQTA, via the coding sequence ATGAGCCAAGTCAAAGTCCTGATCGCCTTTTATTCCCGCACGGGAACCACTGAGAAGCTCGCGGAAGCGATTGCGGAAGGCGCGCGCAGCGAAGGCGCGGAAGTCATCCTGCGCCGCGCTCGTGAAGTCGCTCCGCGCGAAGTGATGGAGAGTGTCGCCGGCTGGGCGGAAAGCGCCGATCGTCAGAACGCGCTCTACGAAGCGCCGACGCCGGACGACGCCGCGAACGCCGACGCAATCATCCTCGGCACCCCTACCCGCTTCGGCAGCCCGACCTCCGAGATCAAAGCGTATATCGACTCCCTCGGCGGCCTCTGGTTCCAGGGCAAGCTCGTCGGCAAGGCGGGCGGCGTCTTCACCTCGACCTCGACCACGCACGGCGGCAATGAAACGACGATCCTTTCGCTCTATCCCCCGCTGGCGCATCTGGGCCTTATCATCGTCCCGCTTGGCTACAGCGATCCCGCGCTTTTCGCCGCCGGCACGCCTTACGGCGCATCGTCCGTATCCGGCCAGAACGCCGACCCGCCGACCGAGCAGGACCTCGCCGTGGCGCGCCACCAGGGCAAGCGCACCGCACAAGTCGCAAAGGCGCTCAAAGCCGCCGGAGAGACGCAGACAGCGTAA
- a CDS encoding YceI family protein — MKTTKKNIQWASTAALTALSLGLMVNAATHTQAQAPAPDPKIIGTAAPIAGSWSVDPAHTNINFAVKHMGLSIVRGRFDDIAGTVVADPDHLDKSSVQFTIQATSIDTNVKMRDDDLRSPTYFDVAKYPTITFQSTRIEKKKHDYVAYGDLTIHGVTKQVALPFTVSGPIHDPFGGVRFGLLTGIHLSRLDYGVGGGDKFSTGVLAIGDDIDVTISLEAVPAK; from the coding sequence ATGAAAACAACCAAAAAGAATATCCAATGGGCGAGTACGGCCGCGCTGACGGCGCTGAGCCTGGGATTGATGGTCAACGCCGCGACGCATACGCAGGCGCAGGCTCCGGCGCCCGATCCTAAGATCATCGGCACGGCGGCGCCGATTGCGGGATCGTGGAGCGTGGATCCCGCGCACACGAATATCAACTTCGCCGTGAAGCATATGGGGCTGAGTATTGTGCGCGGACGCTTCGACGATATTGCCGGGACGGTTGTCGCGGATCCGGATCATCTGGATAAGTCGTCAGTGCAGTTTACGATTCAAGCCACGAGCATCGACACCAACGTCAAAATGCGCGATGACGATCTGCGCAGCCCGACGTATTTCGACGTCGCGAAGTACCCGACGATCACGTTTCAGAGCACCCGCATCGAAAAGAAGAAGCACGATTATGTCGCGTACGGCGACCTGACGATCCATGGCGTCACCAAACAAGTCGCGCTCCCGTTCACGGTCTCCGGGCCGATCCACGATCCCTTCGGCGGCGTCCGCTTCGGCCTGCTGACCGGAATCCACCTGAGCCGGCTGGATTACGGCGTCGGCGGCGGCGACAAGTTCTCCACCGGCGTACTGGCGATTGGCGACGACATCGATGTGACGATCAGCCTGGAGGCGGTCCCGGCGAAGTAG
- a CDS encoding YtxH domain-containing protein, with protein sequence MSKRNIEPGWHEPVQHTTSDEWEEELNALHETVVRVVDGSETPISPHVNEIPNGRDGVPLDADDEVRSSTRNRPAGDDAPAADESEPPAIMRAFNSGAGFVKDNAAVAAATAAAGIGWLIWNSRSTPGPAPIPDVSKAIKDTASSAVDKVKDAGGSAVGSIKEVGGNAVEGAKSMTSGVLESVKSAGSNVAHTASSAVTNVAHTASSAVTNAAQSATSAVTDAAQKVGSTGKDQAKRVGTAALGVAKSSPIELALTILSAAWLYRSARPERSADSEPGKLGQLTDQAKSGSLTAIQAIEGMVQKNPLVAGGIALVIGAIVGLLIPESNVENRVMGQKHDELMDKAMDAAHEFTEDLTSKVKAVATEAVNTVKEEAKNQGLVAGGDNAEQTAPNNSGEIPADSPDADQSPANAI encoded by the coding sequence ATGAGCAAACGTAATATTGAGCCAGGATGGCATGAGCCGGTACAGCACACCACCAGCGACGAGTGGGAAGAAGAATTGAACGCTCTGCATGAGACCGTCGTTCGGGTCGTCGACGGCTCGGAGACGCCGATCAGCCCTCATGTCAACGAAATCCCTAACGGTCGCGATGGCGTCCCACTGGACGCGGACGATGAGGTTCGCTCCAGCACGCGGAACCGACCTGCCGGCGACGATGCTCCAGCGGCCGACGAGAGTGAGCCGCCCGCGATCATGCGCGCCTTCAACTCCGGCGCCGGGTTCGTGAAGGACAACGCGGCCGTGGCCGCCGCGACCGCCGCCGCCGGTATCGGCTGGCTGATCTGGAATTCCCGCTCCACCCCGGGGCCGGCGCCGATTCCGGACGTCAGCAAGGCGATCAAAGATACCGCGAGCAGCGCGGTGGATAAAGTGAAAGACGCCGGCGGCAGCGCCGTGGGCAGCATCAAGGAAGTCGGCGGCAACGCCGTGGAAGGCGCGAAATCAATGACCAGCGGCGTTCTGGAGAGTGTGAAGTCCGCAGGATCGAATGTCGCGCATACCGCGTCCTCCGCAGTCACCAATGTCGCGCACACCGCCTCTTCGGCGGTGACCAATGCGGCGCAGAGTGCAACCTCGGCCGTCACCGACGCCGCGCAAAAAGTGGGATCGACCGGCAAGGATCAGGCGAAGCGTGTGGGAACGGCCGCCCTCGGCGTCGCCAAGAGCAGCCCGATCGAGCTGGCGCTGACGATCTTGAGCGCCGCCTGGCTCTACCGCAGCGCGCGCCCCGAACGCTCTGCGGACAGTGAGCCCGGCAAGCTCGGACAATTGACCGACCAGGCCAAATCGGGAAGCCTCACCGCGATCCAGGCGATTGAGGGCATGGTTCAAAAGAACCCGCTGGTCGCCGGCGGCATCGCCCTGGTGATCGGCGCCATCGTCGGTCTGCTCATTCCCGAATCGAACGTGGAAAACCGCGTGATGGGGCAGAAGCACGACGAGCTGATGGATAAGGCGATGGACGCTGCCCATGAGTTCACCGAGGACCTGACCAGCAAGGTCAAGGCCGTCGCGACCGAAGCCGTGAACACGGTAAAGGAAGAAGCGAAGAACCAGGGACTGGTGGCCGGTGGTGACAACGCCGAACAGACCGCGCCGAATAACTCCGGCGAGATCCCCGCCGACAGCCCGGACGCGGACCAATCGCCCGCAAACGCGATCTAA
- the rplL gene encoding 50S ribosomal protein L7/L12, with protein MADTAALLETIKGMTVLELSEFVKELQEVFGVTAAAPVAPGGGGGAAPAEVKEEPTSFNVILTAAGEKKINVIKAVREATSLGLKEAKDLVEGAPLAVKEGLNKEDAEALKAKLTAEGASVEIKPA; from the coding sequence ATGGCAGATACAGCCGCATTGTTGGAAACCATTAAAGGCATGACCGTCCTCGAGCTCAGCGAGTTCGTCAAGGAGCTTCAGGAAGTCTTCGGCGTCACCGCCGCCGCTCCCGTCGCCCCGGGTGGCGGCGGCGGCGCCGCTCCGGCCGAAGTGAAGGAAGAGCCGACCTCCTTCAACGTCATTCTGACCGCCGCCGGCGAGAAGAAGATCAACGTCATCAAGGCCGTTCGCGAAGCGACGAGCCTGGGACTGAAGGAAGCCAAGGACCTGGTCGAAGGCGCTCCTCTGGCCGTCAAGGAAGGCCTGAACAAGGAAGACGCCGAGGCCCTGAAGGCCAAGCTGACCGCCGAAGGCGCCAGCGTCGAAATCAAGCCTGCCTAA
- the rplJ gene encoding 50S ribosomal protein L10: MATEYVIEASAAKVEVVGELRELVGGISAAIMTDYRGLSVAELTDLRKKLRAVDGEFRVVKNTLFKLAAADLLPVDQMGEYLAGPTAIGFAKGDPIAVTKVIVDFVKDHKAISLKGGVVDGTVYNAAQVDALSKIPSREVLISQMLGSLNGPVSGLVGTLNGILANFVFTLQAVADKQGAEAAA, translated from the coding sequence ATGGCAACAGAATATGTAATCGAAGCGTCCGCCGCAAAGGTTGAGGTTGTCGGTGAGCTTCGTGAGCTCGTCGGCGGCATCAGCGCGGCGATCATGACGGACTACCGCGGCCTGTCCGTGGCCGAACTGACCGATCTGCGCAAGAAGCTTCGCGCCGTCGACGGAGAATTCCGCGTCGTCAAGAACACCTTGTTCAAGCTCGCCGCCGCCGATCTGCTTCCCGTGGATCAGATGGGCGAGTACCTGGCCGGCCCGACCGCCATTGGCTTCGCCAAAGGCGACCCGATCGCGGTGACCAAGGTCATCGTTGACTTCGTCAAGGATCACAAGGCGATCTCGCTCAAGGGCGGCGTCGTGGACGGAACCGTGTACAACGCGGCTCAGGTCGACGCGCTTTCCAAGATCCCATCGCGCGAAGTCCTCATCTCTCAGATGCTGGGCTCCCTGAACGGACCGGTCTCCGGTCTCGTGGGAACGCTCAACGGCATTCTGGCGAACTTCGTCTTCACGCTTCAGGCAGTCGCGGACAAGCAGGGCGCGGAAGCCGCTGCTTAA
- the rplA gene encoding 50S ribosomal protein L1, giving the protein MRKQDRKKVISKRFQELAKKVNPDDLLEPTAAIELVKSIANTKFDETVDAAINLGVDPRHGDQMVRGVTTLPHGTGKSRKVLVFAKGQKAADAEAAGADLVGAEELIEQVQKDQLDWKQYDLILATPDMMGQVGRLGATFKQKMPNPKAGTVSPNIGQAVNDIKKATRIEYRVDKAGIIHAPIGKASFTTEQLSENFAALVDALVKAKPTSSKGRYLRKVSVSTTMGPSVTIDPLRAQTVVLVK; this is encoded by the coding sequence TTGAGAAAGCAAGACCGCAAGAAAGTCATCAGCAAGCGATTCCAGGAATTGGCCAAGAAGGTCAATCCGGACGATCTGCTGGAACCGACCGCCGCCATCGAGCTCGTCAAGAGCATCGCCAACACGAAGTTTGACGAGACCGTTGACGCCGCCATTAACCTGGGCGTCGATCCTCGCCACGGCGACCAGATGGTTCGCGGCGTCACCACGCTGCCGCATGGCACCGGCAAGAGCCGCAAGGTCCTGGTATTCGCCAAGGGCCAGAAGGCGGCCGACGCCGAAGCCGCCGGCGCAGACCTGGTGGGCGCGGAAGAGCTGATCGAGCAGGTCCAGAAGGACCAGCTGGACTGGAAGCAGTACGACCTGATCCTGGCGACCCCCGATATGATGGGCCAGGTCGGTCGCCTCGGCGCCACCTTCAAGCAGAAGATGCCGAACCCGAAGGCCGGCACCGTCTCCCCGAACATCGGACAGGCCGTCAATGATATCAAGAAGGCCACCCGCATCGAATACCGCGTCGACAAGGCCGGTATCATCCATGCGCCGATCGGCAAGGCGTCGTTCACCACCGAGCAGCTGAGCGAGAACTTCGCCGCTCTGGTCGACGCGCTGGTGAAGGCCAAGCCGACTTCGTCCAAGGGCCGCTACCTGCGCAAAGTCTCCGTCTCCACGACGATGGGACCGAGCGTCACCATTGATCCGCTGCGCGCTCAAACCGTCGTTCTCGTCAAATAA
- the rplK gene encoding 50S ribosomal protein L11 — MAKKVVGVVKLQINAGKATPAPPVGPALGGYGINMMEFIKGYNEKTAPMIGSIVPVEITIYEDRSFTFVTKTPPAADLLKKAAGIPSGSGTPNKTKVAKITQEQLRTIAETKTPDLNANDIEAAKKIIAGTARSMGIDIIP; from the coding sequence ATGGCAAAGAAAGTCGTCGGAGTTGTCAAGCTCCAGATCAACGCGGGAAAAGCGACCCCCGCGCCGCCCGTCGGCCCCGCGCTCGGCGGCTACGGCATCAACATGATGGAGTTCATCAAGGGCTACAATGAGAAAACCGCCCCGATGATCGGCTCGATCGTTCCGGTGGAAATCACGATCTACGAAGATCGCAGCTTCACCTTTGTGACCAAGACCCCGCCCGCCGCCGACCTTCTGAAGAAGGCCGCCGGAATCCCGAGCGGAAGCGGCACGCCCAACAAGACCAAGGTCGCGAAGATCACGCAGGAGCAGCTCCGCACGATCGCCGAGACCAAGACCCCGGACCTGAACGCGAACGATATCGAAGCCGCGAAGAAGATCATCGCCGGCACCGCCCGCTCGATGGGCATCGACATCATTCCTTAA
- the nusG gene encoding transcription termination/antitermination protein NusG, whose protein sequence is MLKHWYAVHTYSGHEKKVKTNIERRADTMGLKGKVYEILVPTEKETRVRAGKKSEIDRKVFPGYVFIEMILDDNTWYLVKSTTGVIGFVGDAKPTPVKNSEIAAIRSALAESETRPLIRPAWSLGQAVRVMSGPFADFTGSIQEINAPKDKVKVLISIFGRDTPVELEFSQIEKIS, encoded by the coding sequence ATGCTGAAGCACTGGTACGCCGTCCACACGTACTCCGGACACGAGAAGAAGGTTAAGACCAACATCGAGCGCCGCGCCGATACGATGGGCCTGAAGGGCAAGGTCTACGAGATCCTGGTCCCGACGGAAAAAGAGACCCGTGTCCGCGCCGGAAAAAAGAGCGAGATCGATCGAAAGGTCTTCCCGGGATATGTCTTTATTGAGATGATCCTGGATGACAACACCTGGTACCTCGTCAAGAGCACCACGGGCGTCATTGGATTTGTCGGCGACGCCAAGCCGACCCCGGTGAAGAACAGCGAGATCGCGGCCATCCGCAGCGCGCTCGCCGAGTCCGAGACACGGCCGCTGATCCGTCCCGCATGGTCGCTTGGTCAGGCCGTTCGCGTGATGTCCGGTCCGTTCGCGGACTTCACCGGATCGATCCAGGAGATCAACGCGCCCAAGGACAAGGTCAAGGTTCTGATCTCGATTTTCGGACGCGATACGCCCGTCGAGCTGGAATTCAGCCAGATCGAAAAGATTTCGTAG
- the secE gene encoding preprotein translocase subunit SecE, with amino-acid sequence MADTPNKNQPTPSGPKKPVASTNPTIADAKKRAAAMASRKPVSPQQFFQEAWIELQKTSWPTREVLIKSTTVVLALVFAVAIWVGALDAVLTLVLNPLFTGASR; translated from the coding sequence ATGGCGGATACACCGAACAAGAACCAGCCGACGCCGAGTGGGCCGAAAAAGCCTGTCGCGTCGACTAACCCCACCATCGCCGACGCGAAAAAGCGCGCCGCCGCGATGGCGAGCCGGAAGCCGGTCAGTCCCCAGCAGTTCTTCCAGGAAGCCTGGATCGAGCTGCAAAAGACCTCCTGGCCGACACGCGAAGTGCTGATCAAATCCACCACGGTGGTTTTGGCGCTGGTGTTCGCGGTGGCGATCTGGGTGGGGGCGCTCGACGCCGTGCTGACCCTGGTTCTGAACCCGCTGTTTACCGGCGCATCGCGATAG
- a CDS encoding cation diffusion facilitator family transporter: MTSTISNNPSDVAKGKRDAARWAVASNTGLLLMKIVVGALTGSVGVLAEIVNSGADLVGSLIVYLSVRVSDEPPDETHAYGHGKIENLSGIATATLILTGGCYAIWQAVRQLIRPQPLQHLNWALGTMAVSAVVNFTVSQYLLRRGRDLDSPALTADGHHLKTDVVTSIGVVAGLALVRLTGFAQWDSLAALGVAFLILYVGYSLARDAVFTLSDRVLPPTEVAILENVLRSNKEVLDFHKLRTRKSGSHRHADVHVMIADTHTFVEAHRLTEDLEDQMRDALPNLHPIIHMEPYEDEVAHQKAYHAMENKSP, from the coding sequence ATGACTTCAACGATTTCCAACAACCCAAGCGACGTCGCCAAGGGCAAGCGCGATGCGGCGCGATGGGCCGTCGCCTCCAACACCGGTCTGCTGCTCATGAAGATCGTTGTCGGCGCGCTGACCGGAAGCGTCGGCGTGCTGGCGGAGATCGTCAATTCCGGCGCGGACTTGGTCGGTTCGCTGATCGTTTATCTCTCCGTACGGGTCTCGGACGAGCCTCCGGACGAAACGCATGCGTACGGCCACGGCAAGATCGAAAACCTTTCGGGCATCGCCACGGCGACTCTGATCCTGACCGGCGGATGCTACGCCATCTGGCAAGCCGTTCGCCAATTGATCCGCCCTCAGCCGCTTCAGCATCTCAACTGGGCGCTGGGAACGATGGCCGTGAGCGCCGTGGTGAACTTCACGGTTTCTCAGTATCTGCTTCGTCGCGGCCGCGATCTCGACTCGCCGGCGCTGACGGCGGACGGGCATCATTTGAAGACTGACGTGGTGACCTCGATCGGAGTCGTCGCCGGGCTGGCGCTGGTGCGTCTGACCGGATTTGCGCAGTGGGACTCGCTGGCGGCCCTTGGGGTCGCCTTCCTGATCCTTTATGTCGGTTACTCGCTCGCGCGGGACGCCGTGTTCACGCTTTCGGACCGCGTGCTGCCGCCGACGGAAGTGGCGATCCTGGAGAACGTACTGCGCTCGAATAAAGAAGTGCTGGACTTCCATAAGCTGCGTACGCGCAAGTCGGGCTCGCACCGCCACGCCGACGTCCATGTCATGATCGCCGATACGCACACATTTGTCGAAGCGCATCGTCTGACCGAAGATCTCGAAGATCAGATGCGCGACGCGCTGCCGAATCTGCATCCGATCATCCATATGGAGCCTTACGAAGACGAGGTCGCGCATCAGAAAGCGTATCACGCCATGGAAAATAAATCCCCATAA